The Microbacterium foliorum genome has a window encoding:
- a CDS encoding catalase, with protein MTKPNTTTQTGTPAPSDAHSLTVGADGPTVLHDRYLVEKLASFNRERVPERNPHAKGGGAFGEFVVTEDVSAYTRAAVFQPGATSETLLRFSSVAGEQGSPDTWRDVRGFSLRFYTSEGNLDIVGNNTPTFFIRDAMKFPDFIHSQKRLGDSGLRDADMQWDFWTLSPESAHQVTYLMGDRGLPRSWRHMNGYGSHTYQWVNAQGERFWVQYHFMSNQGVEAMGAAEAEQLAGSDADHYRRDLFDAITRGEHPSWDVYVQVMPYDEAKEYRFNPFDLTKTWSKKDYPRIKVGTFTLNRNPQNFFAEIEQAAFSPGNQVPGTGISPDKMLMARVFAYPDAQRHRVGTNYNQLPVNQPHAAEVRNYMHEGHMQYRFNPAEHRVYTPNSYGPEGGPEADPLAGVEASWESDGELIRSAATLHLDDDDFGQAGTLYRMVFDDEQRARFLDTLTGQGQGITIDAIRERFFQYWTNVDASLGDALRARF; from the coding sequence ATGACGAAACCGAACACCACGACCCAGACCGGCACCCCGGCACCGAGCGACGCGCACTCGCTCACCGTCGGCGCCGACGGCCCCACGGTCCTGCACGACCGCTACCTCGTCGAGAAGCTCGCCTCGTTCAACCGCGAGCGTGTGCCGGAGCGCAACCCGCACGCCAAGGGCGGCGGCGCCTTCGGCGAGTTCGTCGTCACGGAGGACGTCTCGGCGTACACCCGTGCCGCGGTGTTCCAGCCGGGCGCCACCAGCGAGACGCTGCTGCGCTTCTCGTCGGTCGCCGGTGAGCAGGGCTCCCCCGACACCTGGCGCGACGTGCGCGGATTCTCGCTGCGCTTCTACACCTCCGAGGGCAACCTCGACATCGTCGGCAACAACACCCCGACGTTCTTCATCCGCGATGCGATGAAGTTCCCGGACTTCATCCACTCGCAGAAGCGCCTCGGCGACTCCGGCCTGCGCGACGCCGACATGCAGTGGGACTTCTGGACCCTCTCGCCCGAATCCGCCCACCAGGTGACCTACCTCATGGGCGACCGCGGACTGCCCCGCAGCTGGCGCCACATGAACGGCTACGGCTCGCACACCTACCAGTGGGTCAACGCCCAGGGCGAGCGCTTCTGGGTGCAGTACCACTTCATGTCCAACCAGGGCGTCGAGGCGATGGGTGCGGCCGAGGCCGAGCAGCTGGCAGGGTCGGATGCCGACCACTACCGCCGCGACCTGTTCGATGCGATCACCCGCGGCGAGCACCCCTCGTGGGACGTCTACGTGCAGGTCATGCCGTACGACGAGGCGAAGGAGTACCGCTTCAACCCGTTCGACCTCACCAAGACGTGGTCGAAGAAGGACTACCCGCGGATCAAGGTCGGCACGTTCACGCTGAACCGCAACCCGCAGAACTTCTTCGCCGAAATCGAGCAGGCGGCGTTCTCGCCCGGCAACCAGGTGCCCGGCACCGGCATCTCCCCGGACAAGATGCTGATGGCGCGCGTCTTCGCGTACCCCGACGCCCAGCGTCACCGCGTCGGCACGAACTACAACCAGCTGCCGGTCAACCAGCCGCATGCCGCCGAGGTGCGCAACTACATGCACGAGGGGCACATGCAGTACCGGTTCAACCCGGCCGAGCACCGCGTGTACACCCCGAACTCGTACGGCCCCGAGGGCGGCCCCGAGGCCGACCCGCTGGCCGGCGTCGAGGCGAGCTGGGAGTCGGACGGCGAGCTGATCCGCTCGGCGGCGACCCTGCACCTCGACGACGACGACTTCGGTCAGGCCGGCACGCTGTACCGCATGGTCTTCGACGACGAGCAGCGCGCCCGATTCCTCGACACCCTCACGGGTCAGGGTCAGGGCATCACGATCGACGCGATCCGCGAGCGCTTCTTCCAGTACTGGACGAACGTCGACGCCTCGCTCGGCGACGCGCTGCGCGCCCGCTTCTGA
- a CDS encoding alpha/beta fold hydrolase translates to MDAVAVPLSDLNNMPEPQQVYAADGTRLATYTWGDLDAPVVVIVHGFASSARDTWVLTGWVRELTKAGYRVLALDQRGHGHSEKPHQADAYGIRTLATDVETVMDAYLVDDAFYVGYSLGARVGWEVVRDLPQRIGRAVLGGVPDGIPLARLDLDQVRAYLAEGTPVSDPTTQNYITLTERVPGNDLAALVALAEGMRSSRTIDPDPSNAPASPILFATGSKDAIIEGSRALASATPQGRFFEIPDRNHFNAPGSRAFKEAALAFLSGS, encoded by the coding sequence ATGGATGCCGTGGCAGTCCCTCTCTCCGACCTGAACAACATGCCTGAGCCCCAGCAGGTGTACGCGGCGGACGGCACGCGCCTCGCGACGTACACGTGGGGCGACCTCGACGCGCCCGTGGTGGTGATCGTGCACGGCTTCGCCTCCAGCGCCCGCGACACGTGGGTGCTCACCGGGTGGGTGCGGGAACTCACCAAGGCCGGCTATCGCGTTCTCGCGCTCGACCAGCGCGGCCACGGGCACAGCGAGAAGCCCCATCAGGCCGATGCCTACGGGATCCGCACCCTCGCGACGGATGTCGAGACGGTCATGGACGCGTATCTCGTCGATGACGCGTTCTACGTCGGGTACTCGCTGGGTGCGCGCGTGGGCTGGGAGGTCGTGCGCGACCTGCCCCAGCGCATCGGCCGTGCGGTGCTCGGCGGGGTGCCGGACGGGATCCCGCTCGCCCGGCTGGATCTCGATCAGGTGCGCGCGTATCTGGCGGAGGGGACCCCCGTGTCGGATCCGACGACGCAGAACTACATCACGCTGACCGAACGCGTGCCCGGCAACGACCTCGCCGCGCTGGTCGCCCTCGCCGAGGGGATGCGCTCGTCACGGACGATCGACCCGGATCCGTCGAACGCTCCGGCGAGTCCGATCCTGTTCGCGACGGGATCGAAGGATGCGATCATCGAGGGTTCCCGCGCTCTGGCCTCCGCCACCCCGCAGGGACGGTTCTTCGAGATCCCGGACCGCAATCACTTCAACGCTCCGGGATCCCGCGCCTTCAAGGAGGCGGCCCTGGCCTTCCTGTCCGGGAGCTGA
- the msrA gene encoding peptide-methionine (S)-S-oxide reductase MsrA, with translation MTDTGTITRTPGTETAVLAGGCFWGMEDLIRRQPGVLDTRVGYTGGSNDHATYRNHPGHAEAVEIVFDPTKTTYRDILAFFFQIHDPSTLDRQGNDRGSSYRSAIFPLSPEQETVARDTIADVDASGLWPGKAVTAIEPAGPFWQAEEEHQDYLIKYPNGYTCHFPRAGWVLPKREQSAAV, from the coding sequence ATGACAGACACCGGAACCATCACCCGCACCCCAGGCACCGAGACCGCCGTGCTCGCAGGCGGCTGCTTCTGGGGGATGGAAGACCTCATCCGCCGCCAGCCCGGAGTGCTCGACACCCGGGTCGGCTACACCGGCGGATCGAACGACCACGCGACCTACCGCAACCACCCCGGCCACGCCGAGGCCGTGGAGATCGTGTTCGACCCGACCAAGACGACGTACCGCGACATCCTCGCGTTCTTCTTCCAGATCCATGACCCGTCGACGCTCGATCGGCAGGGCAACGACCGGGGGTCCAGCTACCGCTCGGCGATCTTCCCGCTCTCTCCCGAGCAGGAGACCGTCGCCCGCGACACCATCGCCGACGTCGACGCGTCGGGCCTGTGGCCGGGCAAGGCCGTCACCGCGATCGAGCCCGCCGGACCCTTCTGGCAGGCCGAGGAAGAGCACCAGGACTACCTGATCAAGTACCCGAACGGGTACACCTGCCACTTCCCGCGCGCCGGATGGGTGCTGCCGAAGCGGGAGCAGAGCGCCGCGGTCTGA
- the msrB gene encoding peptide-methionine (R)-S-oxide reductase MsrB, whose protein sequence is MSNDYGRTPEAVSDLTHLQYEVTQEDATEPPFRNAYWNTHDDGIYVDVVSGQPLFSSADKFDSGTGWPSFTRPIEEDAVTTRTDRKLWMTRTEARSTGADSHLGHVFDDGPRAAGGLRYCMNSAALRFIPADSLEDEGYGRYRHLFAGADADPDTTTTPTSEEQS, encoded by the coding sequence ATGTCGAATGACTACGGCAGGACTCCGGAGGCCGTCAGCGACCTCACCCACCTGCAGTACGAGGTGACGCAGGAGGATGCCACCGAACCGCCCTTCCGCAACGCCTACTGGAACACGCACGACGATGGCATCTACGTCGACGTGGTGTCGGGTCAGCCCCTCTTCTCATCGGCCGACAAGTTCGACAGCGGCACCGGCTGGCCGAGCTTCACCCGGCCGATCGAAGAGGACGCGGTCACCACGCGCACCGACCGGAAGCTCTGGATGACGCGCACCGAGGCCCGCTCCACCGGAGCCGACAGCCATCTCGGGCACGTGTTCGACGACGGACCCCGCGCCGCCGGCGGCCTCCGCTACTGCATGAACTCCGCCGCCCTGCGCTTCATCCCGGCTGACAGCCTGGAGGATGAGGGGTACGGTCGCTACCGTCACCTCTTCGCCGGCGCCGACGCCGATCCCGACACCACCACCACCCCCACCTCCGAGGAGCAGTCATGA
- a CDS encoding DUF808 domain-containing protein — translation MSVGLLAVVDDILSAAMKASAKAAGVVIDDAAVTPQYVQGITPARELPVVAKIAVGSLANKFLIIIPVALLLTAFAPWVLPYLLILGGAYLCFEGAEKVLEWFGVQHGHADESARDERKLVLGAVRTDLILSTEIMLISLANLEAGLDIWTTLAILAVIALIMTGVVYGAVALLVKIDDIGLKMAKSPVQRVRHTGTRIVRSMPGVFRFISILGTVAMLWVGGHLLLVNLGEVGVHFGADILHGIEHLLEPAGGVIVWIGDTLFSAIAGLIAGLIIVAIVLGIAKLFGKKPNFHEGGESPVDVHA, via the coding sequence ATGTCGGTTGGACTGCTCGCGGTCGTCGATGACATTCTGAGCGCGGCGATGAAGGCATCCGCCAAGGCCGCGGGCGTCGTGATCGACGACGCCGCCGTGACACCCCAGTACGTGCAGGGCATCACGCCTGCGCGTGAGCTGCCGGTCGTCGCGAAGATCGCGGTGGGGTCTCTCGCCAACAAGTTCCTGATCATCATCCCCGTGGCGCTGCTGCTGACCGCCTTCGCACCCTGGGTGCTGCCCTATCTGCTGATCCTCGGCGGAGCGTACCTGTGCTTCGAGGGGGCCGAGAAGGTGCTCGAGTGGTTCGGCGTGCAGCACGGGCACGCCGACGAGAGCGCGCGCGACGAGCGGAAGCTGGTGCTCGGCGCCGTGCGCACGGATCTGATCCTCTCTACGGAGATCATGCTGATCTCGCTCGCGAATCTCGAGGCCGGTCTCGACATCTGGACCACCCTCGCGATCCTCGCGGTGATCGCCCTGATCATGACCGGTGTGGTGTACGGCGCGGTCGCGCTCCTGGTGAAGATCGACGACATCGGCCTGAAGATGGCGAAGAGCCCGGTGCAGCGCGTGCGCCACACGGGCACCAGGATCGTGCGCTCGATGCCGGGAGTGTTCCGCTTCATCAGCATCCTCGGCACCGTCGCGATGCTGTGGGTCGGTGGCCACCTGCTGCTCGTCAATCTCGGCGAGGTCGGCGTGCACTTCGGAGCCGACATCCTGCATGGCATCGAGCACCTCCTCGAGCCCGCAGGCGGTGTGATCGTCTGGATCGGCGACACCCTGTTCTCTGCCATCGCCGGGCTGATCGCGGGCCTGATCATCGTGGCCATCGTGCTGGGCATCGCGAAGCTCTTCGGCAAGAAGCCGAACTTCCACGAGGGCGGGGAATCCCCCGTCGACGTGCACGCCTAA
- a CDS encoding HNH endonuclease signature motif containing protein, translated as MTTTRLTPLLEAIERLGDAWADAERSTDLSRSELLDAHRAVGEVQRCLDGLHAELAATIAHESRPELGPDGLAKEQGFRNAGALIATTTGGSPGDAKRLITVGQAAAPRSNLLGEALPAKYPALAAALAAGEISVAAAAVIVALLDRLRLRVGAARVDEAEGLLVARAAGMTLDDVRTLVARTEAWLDPDGVAPKEQQSRDRRSLTMFERDGSFHLNLQTDIASSAPIRAAIQAYVSATFQARITAPEPGAADADHRTVVMIQADAITALCEHAIACDNGGMPATGATVVVRVNLDDLTSGRGAATIDGSDQPVSISTCRRMAAGGGIIPVVLGSAGEILDWGREKRLFTRAQRLALVERDGGCAMCGLPPQMTKAHHIRWWQRDTGPTDLNNGVLLCESCHHRIHDNGWDISVDGVGVAARVWLIPPPHVDPARTPRLGGRARYDVAA; from the coding sequence ATGACCACGACCCGTCTGACGCCGCTTCTCGAGGCCATCGAGCGCCTCGGCGATGCGTGGGCCGATGCGGAGAGAAGCACCGATCTCTCGCGGTCCGAACTGCTCGACGCGCATCGCGCGGTCGGCGAGGTGCAGCGCTGTCTCGACGGGCTCCACGCCGAACTCGCGGCGACGATCGCGCACGAATCACGGCCGGAACTCGGCCCCGACGGGTTGGCCAAGGAGCAGGGATTCCGCAACGCCGGAGCACTGATCGCGACCACGACGGGCGGTTCGCCGGGCGATGCTAAGCGCCTCATCACGGTGGGTCAGGCCGCCGCACCGCGCAGCAACCTGCTGGGTGAGGCCCTGCCCGCGAAGTACCCCGCCCTGGCGGCAGCGCTCGCCGCGGGTGAGATCTCCGTGGCAGCCGCCGCGGTCATCGTCGCACTGCTCGACCGGCTTCGCCTCCGGGTGGGGGCGGCGCGGGTCGACGAGGCCGAGGGGCTGCTCGTCGCTCGCGCCGCGGGGATGACGCTCGACGACGTGCGCACGCTCGTCGCCCGCACCGAAGCCTGGCTCGACCCCGATGGGGTGGCTCCCAAAGAACAGCAGTCGCGTGATCGTCGCTCCCTCACCATGTTCGAGCGCGACGGCTCCTTCCACCTGAACCTGCAGACCGACATCGCGTCGAGCGCGCCCATCAGGGCAGCGATCCAGGCCTACGTGTCCGCGACGTTCCAGGCGCGGATCACGGCACCCGAGCCCGGCGCGGCCGACGCCGATCACCGCACCGTGGTGATGATCCAGGCCGACGCCATCACCGCCCTGTGCGAGCATGCGATCGCCTGTGACAACGGCGGGATGCCGGCGACCGGCGCGACAGTGGTGGTGCGCGTGAACCTCGACGACCTCACCTCGGGGCGGGGAGCCGCGACGATCGACGGCAGCGACCAGCCCGTGAGCATCAGCACCTGCCGACGGATGGCAGCGGGTGGCGGGATCATCCCGGTGGTGCTCGGCTCGGCCGGAGAGATCCTCGACTGGGGCCGCGAGAAGCGACTGTTCACGCGGGCGCAACGTCTCGCCCTCGTCGAGCGAGACGGTGGATGCGCGATGTGCGGCCTCCCGCCCCAGATGACCAAAGCGCATCACATCAGGTGGTGGCAGCGCGACACCGGGCCGACCGATCTGAACAACGGCGTACTGCTGTGTGAGTCGTGTCATCACCGCATCCACGACAACGGATGGGACATCAGCGTCGACGGTGTCGGTGTCGCCGCGCGGGTCTGGCTCATTCCTCCGCCGCACGTCGATCCGGCGCGGACTCCTCGCCTCGGAGGACGGGCTCGCTATGACGTCGCCGCGTGA
- a CDS encoding SDR family oxidoreductase — MRIAVAGGTGVVGRHAVAQARAAGHEVVVLSRAGGVDVGRVDVGRVDVGRVDVGRVDVGRVDVGRVDVITGAGLVAALQGADAVIDATNTTTLSATKAIAFFETASRTLLAAEEVAGVGHHVTLSIVGIDGIDSSYYAGKLAQERAVARGPVPFTIARAAQFHEFAGQMLQRMRGPVALLPRLLMRPVAAREVGAHLVRVAEGAPAGRASDLVGPRDEILLDVARRQLAYDGLRRRVVGARLPGAYGTGLASGALRGGADARQGRIRFDEWLRSEDHVRGE; from the coding sequence ATGAGGATCGCCGTGGCAGGAGGAACGGGTGTCGTGGGTCGGCATGCCGTCGCGCAGGCGCGGGCCGCGGGGCATGAGGTCGTCGTGCTCTCGCGCGCGGGCGGCGTCGACGTGGGCCGTGTCGACGTGGGCCGTGTCGACGTGGGCCGTGTCGACGTGGGCCGTGTCGACGTGGGCCGTGTCGACGTGGGCCGTGTCGACGTGATCACGGGCGCGGGTCTCGTCGCGGCGCTGCAGGGCGCGGATGCCGTGATCGACGCCACGAACACGACCACCCTCTCGGCGACGAAGGCGATCGCCTTCTTCGAGACGGCGAGCCGCACTCTGCTCGCTGCGGAGGAGGTGGCGGGTGTCGGGCATCACGTCACGCTGTCGATCGTGGGGATCGACGGGATCGATTCGTCCTACTACGCGGGCAAGCTCGCACAGGAGCGGGCGGTGGCGAGGGGACCGGTGCCTTTCACGATCGCGAGAGCGGCGCAGTTCCACGAGTTCGCCGGGCAGATGCTCCAGCGGATGCGCGGGCCGGTGGCACTTCTGCCGAGGCTGCTCATGCGGCCGGTGGCCGCTCGGGAGGTCGGCGCGCATCTGGTGCGGGTCGCAGAGGGTGCGCCGGCCGGTCGGGCGAGCGACCTGGTCGGTCCGCGCGATGAGATCCTGCTCGACGTCGCCCGACGGCAGCTCGCGTATGACGGTCTGCGCCGGCGCGTGGTGGGGGCGCGCCTGCCCGGCGCATACGGCACGGGGCTCGCGTCGGGGGCGCTGCGCGGCGGCGCCGATGCCCGGCAGGGGCGCATCAGATTCGACGAGTGGCTGCGCAGTGAGGATCACGTGCGCGGCGAGTGA
- the sigJ gene encoding RNA polymerase sigma factor SigJ: MDDDLDDVFRERRRLLALGYRMTGTLADAEDIVQETYLRWYRLTDVEREGIANPAGWLTTVAGRVALDLLGSARRRREQYVGPWLPEPVPTDVFAGAIGAHTASPPDPLDRITLDDDVSTALLVVLEAMTPAERVAFVMHDVFAVPFDEIAEAVGRSSAAVRQLAASARRHVRESRAVAVPRDEHDRVVRAFQNATRTGEIGALLRFLAPDVELRSDGGGVVSAARNVVSGADHVARFLLGIAAKSPRLTVEEQRFGDGIGLVFRNEGAVHSVMNLHVEHGVITQLWIVLNPAKLTHWRPAL; encoded by the coding sequence ATGGACGACGATCTCGACGACGTCTTCCGCGAACGCCGCCGTCTGCTCGCACTCGGCTACCGGATGACGGGGACGCTGGCGGATGCCGAGGACATCGTGCAGGAGACGTACCTGCGGTGGTATCGGCTCACCGATGTCGAGCGCGAGGGCATCGCGAACCCGGCGGGCTGGCTGACGACCGTCGCCGGCCGCGTCGCGCTCGACCTCCTCGGGTCGGCACGTCGTCGACGCGAGCAGTACGTCGGGCCCTGGCTGCCGGAGCCCGTTCCGACCGATGTGTTCGCCGGGGCGATCGGGGCGCACACGGCGTCGCCCCCGGATCCCCTCGACCGCATCACCCTCGACGACGACGTCTCGACCGCACTGCTCGTGGTGCTCGAGGCGATGACACCCGCCGAACGCGTGGCGTTCGTGATGCACGACGTCTTCGCCGTGCCGTTCGACGAGATCGCCGAGGCGGTCGGCAGATCCTCCGCGGCCGTGCGGCAGCTCGCGGCATCCGCTCGTCGCCACGTGCGCGAGAGCCGGGCGGTCGCGGTTCCTCGCGATGAGCACGATCGGGTCGTCCGCGCGTTCCAGAACGCCACGCGAACCGGCGAGATCGGCGCGCTTCTGCGATTCCTCGCCCCCGACGTCGAGCTCCGCAGCGACGGCGGCGGTGTCGTCAGCGCCGCGCGCAACGTCGTGAGCGGAGCCGACCACGTCGCCCGCTTCCTGCTCGGGATCGCAGCCAAGAGCCCCCGTCTGACGGTGGAGGAACAGCGGTTCGGCGACGGGATCGGCCTGGTGTTCCGCAACGAGGGCGCCGTGCACTCGGTCATGAACCTCCACGTCGAACACGGCGTGATCACCCAGCTGTGGATCGTCCTCAACCCCGCCAAACTGACCCACTGGCGGCCCGCCCTCTGA
- a CDS encoding GNAT family N-acetyltransferase, with amino-acid sequence MSDHQIRDAETADLEAILAIYNDAVLRTTAIWNDDAVDLADRTAWMAERTARGYPVLVAVDDTGDGTGVLGYATFGDFRPHHGFRHTVEHSVYVRDGERGRGIGRALMVELIDRARRLGVHVMVAAVESGNTGSVIMHKRLDFLQVGRMPQVGAKFDRWLDLTLLQLVLDDRPFPDELS; translated from the coding sequence ATGAGCGACCACCAGATCCGGGATGCCGAGACCGCCGACCTCGAGGCGATCCTCGCGATCTACAACGATGCGGTGCTGCGCACGACCGCCATCTGGAACGATGACGCCGTCGACCTCGCCGACCGCACGGCATGGATGGCCGAGCGCACCGCACGGGGATATCCGGTGCTCGTCGCGGTCGACGACACGGGAGACGGCACCGGAGTGCTGGGCTACGCCACCTTCGGCGACTTCCGTCCGCACCACGGCTTCCGGCACACGGTCGAGCACTCGGTCTATGTCCGCGACGGCGAGCGCGGGCGCGGCATCGGCAGAGCGCTGATGGTCGAGCTGATCGACCGTGCGCGCAGGCTCGGCGTGCACGTGATGGTCGCGGCGGTCGAGAGCGGCAACACCGGCTCGGTCATCATGCACAAGCGCCTCGACTTCCTGCAGGTCGGGCGGATGCCGCAAGTCGGCGCCAAGTTCGATCGCTGGCTCGATCTCACCCTGCTGCAGCTCGTGCTCGACGACCGTCCCTTCCCGGACGAGCTCTCGTGA
- the pnuC gene encoding nicotinamide riboside transporter PnuC, whose amino-acid sequence MNALLWLADAFNSQWVLPGGQVLLIREVVGNVFGLASALGGMQRKIWAWPVGIVGNLLLLTVFLGSILNPDHELPHLLGQAGRQVMFIVVAVYGWVRWRQAASDGGRVTPRWAPNSARIGLVLVMVIGTIALTPLFRALGSWEPVWADAWTFVGSLLATYGMAKGWTEFWLIWIAVDVVGVPLLFSSGFYATGFMYVFYGVFTAVGFVVWCRAQANAKPQVETIMPDPRPITSTVKTIGPDRD is encoded by the coding sequence GTGAACGCCCTGCTCTGGCTGGCCGACGCCTTCAACTCGCAGTGGGTGCTGCCCGGCGGCCAGGTGCTGCTGATCCGCGAGGTGGTGGGCAACGTGTTCGGCCTCGCGAGCGCCCTCGGCGGCATGCAGCGCAAGATCTGGGCGTGGCCGGTGGGGATCGTGGGCAACCTGCTGCTGCTCACCGTGTTCCTCGGATCCATCCTGAATCCCGACCACGAGCTGCCCCACCTGCTCGGGCAGGCCGGTCGCCAGGTGATGTTCATCGTCGTCGCGGTCTACGGGTGGGTGCGCTGGCGCCAGGCCGCATCGGACGGCGGGCGCGTGACGCCCCGCTGGGCTCCGAACAGCGCCCGGATCGGCCTCGTGCTGGTCATGGTGATCGGCACGATCGCGCTCACTCCGCTCTTCCGCGCGCTCGGATCGTGGGAGCCAGTCTGGGCGGACGCCTGGACGTTCGTCGGATCCCTGCTCGCCACGTACGGCATGGCCAAAGGTTGGACGGAGTTCTGGCTCATCTGGATAGCCGTCGATGTGGTCGGCGTGCCGCTGCTGTTCAGTTCCGGCTTCTACGCGACCGGCTTCATGTACGTCTTCTACGGCGTCTTCACCGCGGTCGGCTTCGTCGTCTGGTGCCGCGCGCAGGCGAATGCGAAACCTCAGGTCGAGACGATCATGCCCGATCCCCGCCCGATCACCTCGACGGTGAAGACGATCGGCCCGGACCGGGACTGA
- a CDS encoding LLM class flavin-dependent oxidoreductase — protein MTRQIRFNAFDMNCVAHQSSGLWRHPDDRSRQYNTLSYWTDLAKLLESATFDGIFIADVLGTYDVYGGTNEAAIRNGAQVPVNDPILLVSAMAAVTEHLGFGITAGTAFEHPYPFARRLSTLDHLTNGRVGWNVVTGYLPSAARNMGQTDQLAHDDRYDHADEYVEVLYKLWEGSWEDDAVVEDRERGIFTDPAKVHPIGHEGKHFSVPGIHISEPSPQRTPVIYQAGASPRGVKFASENAEAIFVAAPSKEVLAGTVKRIRDALEDAGRDRYDAKIYTLLTVITGATSADAAAKHAEYLSYASPEGALTFMSGWMGVDLSQYAEDEPVGNVESNAIRSVLQHLKEEADLGREWTVGDFGRHNAIGGLGPTVVGSGVEIADELQSWVEETDIDGFNLAYAVTPGTWQDVIEHVIPVLRERGVYPNEYTPGTLRHKLQGKGDRVQDTHRAARYRVGAKTPVA, from the coding sequence ATGACCCGTCAGATCCGCTTCAACGCCTTCGACATGAACTGCGTCGCCCACCAGTCGTCCGGCCTGTGGCGGCATCCCGATGACCGCTCCCGCCAGTACAACACCCTCTCGTACTGGACGGATCTGGCGAAGCTGCTCGAGAGCGCGACCTTCGACGGCATCTTCATCGCCGACGTCCTGGGCACCTACGACGTCTATGGCGGCACGAACGAGGCGGCGATCCGCAACGGCGCCCAGGTGCCCGTGAACGATCCGATCCTGCTCGTGAGCGCCATGGCCGCCGTCACCGAGCATCTCGGATTCGGCATCACCGCGGGCACCGCGTTCGAACACCCCTACCCGTTCGCGCGCCGCCTGAGCACGCTCGATCACCTCACGAACGGCCGGGTCGGCTGGAACGTCGTCACCGGGTACCTGCCCAGCGCGGCGCGCAACATGGGCCAGACCGACCAGCTCGCCCACGACGACCGCTACGACCACGCCGACGAGTACGTCGAGGTGCTCTACAAGCTGTGGGAGGGGTCGTGGGAAGACGACGCCGTGGTCGAGGACCGCGAACGCGGCATCTTCACCGACCCGGCGAAGGTGCATCCGATCGGCCACGAGGGAAAGCACTTCAGCGTTCCCGGCATCCACATCTCCGAGCCGTCGCCGCAGCGCACTCCGGTGATCTACCAGGCCGGTGCCAGTCCCCGCGGGGTGAAGTTCGCGTCGGAGAACGCCGAGGCGATCTTCGTCGCCGCGCCCTCGAAGGAGGTGCTCGCGGGCACCGTGAAGCGCATCCGCGACGCGCTCGAGGATGCCGGTCGCGACCGCTACGACGCCAAGATCTACACGCTGCTCACGGTGATCACCGGGGCGACGAGCGCGGATGCCGCGGCGAAGCACGCCGAGTACCTCTCGTACGCGAGCCCCGAGGGCGCGCTGACGTTCATGTCGGGCTGGATGGGCGTCGACCTGTCGCAGTACGCCGAGGACGAGCCGGTCGGGAACGTCGAGTCGAACGCCATCCGGTCGGTCCTGCAGCACCTGAAAGAGGAGGCCGACCTCGGTCGCGAATGGACCGTCGGCGACTTCGGCCGCCACAACGCGATCGGCGGCCTCGGCCCGACCGTCGTGGGCTCGGGCGTCGAGATCGCCGACGAACTGCAGTCGTGGGTCGAGGAGACCGACATCGACGGCTTCAACCTCGCCTATGCGGTCACTCCCGGCACCTGGCAGGACGTGATCGAGCACGTCATCCCGGTGCTGCGCGAGCGCGGCGTCTACCCGAACGAGTACACGCCGGGCACGCTGCGTCACAAGCTGCAGGGCAAGGGCGACCGGGTGCAGGACACGCATCGCGCCGCGCGATACCGGGTGGGGGCGAAGACTCCGGTCGCCTGA
- a CDS encoding carboxymuconolactone decarboxylase family protein, with the protein MSHVNIGKIYAAPYQAMLEFAAKAAEAGADAGLSPLLVELVKVRASQLNGCAFCLRMHCADAVEAGETADRLAVLAGWWESQYFSPEEQAALQIAENVTIIGDPGRLADRGVAIDGVLTEKQIAAVTWLVVVINSWNRIAISSHYPVHA; encoded by the coding sequence GTGTCGCACGTGAACATCGGCAAGATCTACGCAGCCCCGTACCAGGCGATGCTCGAGTTCGCCGCAAAGGCCGCAGAGGCGGGAGCGGATGCCGGGCTCTCGCCGCTGCTCGTGGAGCTGGTCAAGGTTCGCGCCTCGCAGCTCAACGGCTGCGCGTTCTGCCTCAGAATGCACTGCGCCGACGCCGTCGAGGCCGGGGAGACGGCCGACCGCCTCGCGGTGCTCGCGGGCTGGTGGGAATCGCAGTACTTCAGCCCCGAAGAGCAGGCGGCGCTGCAGATCGCCGAGAACGTCACGATCATCGGCGATCCGGGTCGCCTCGCCGACCGGGGAGTCGCGATCGACGGCGTGCTGACCGAGAAGCAGATCGCAGCCGTGACCTGGCTCGTCGTCGTGATCAACAGCTGGAACCGCATCGCGATCAGCAGCCACTACCCGGTGCACGCCTGA